From Neorhodopirellula lusitana, a single genomic window includes:
- a CDS encoding O-acetylhomoserine aminocarboxypropyltransferase/cysteine synthase family protein: MSADASANHRIATKALHAGQVADPTTKARAVPIYATASYEFDSTDHAAALFGLAEFGNIYSRLMNPTVDVLEKRIAALDGGVTGLCFASGQAAITAAVMTIAHSGQNIIASTSLYGGTWTLFTQTLKNLGVEVRFFDTAHPEEIHKLVDENTRLVYMESIGNPKNDVPDFKAITDAAHSAPHGALPVLCDNTVMTPYLLRPIEHGVDIVIYSTTKFLGGHGTHIGGCIVDSGNFKWADQPEKWPEFCGPSPSYHGAIFEEHLRGMGNIAYNIHIRTHWLRDTGAAMSPFAAFLFLQGIETLHLRMPRHCENAMKVAEFLEGHEAVEWVNYPGLKSHSHHANAEKILTKGKGAILGFGIKGGIAAGKKFIDSCELCSHLANIGDAKTLVIHPASTTHQQLSEDEQRQAGVSPEYVRVSVGIEDIDDIIDDLKQALAKATA; the protein is encoded by the coding sequence ATGTCCGCAGACGCTTCCGCTAATCATCGCATTGCCACAAAAGCTCTCCACGCCGGCCAGGTCGCTGACCCGACCACCAAAGCACGGGCAGTGCCAATTTACGCGACCGCCAGCTACGAGTTCGACAGCACCGATCACGCCGCTGCCTTGTTCGGATTGGCGGAATTCGGAAACATCTACAGCCGCTTGATGAACCCCACCGTCGATGTGCTTGAAAAACGTATCGCCGCACTGGACGGCGGCGTCACCGGGCTATGCTTTGCATCGGGCCAAGCCGCGATCACCGCCGCGGTCATGACGATCGCTCACAGCGGACAAAACATCATCGCCAGCACGTCGCTGTACGGCGGAACCTGGACGCTCTTCACCCAAACGCTGAAGAACCTCGGTGTGGAAGTTCGCTTCTTCGACACCGCACACCCCGAAGAAATCCACAAGTTAGTCGACGAGAACACTCGTCTGGTCTACATGGAAAGCATCGGGAACCCCAAGAACGACGTGCCGGATTTCAAGGCGATCACCGACGCCGCACACAGTGCCCCGCACGGTGCGTTACCAGTGCTCTGTGACAACACCGTCATGACACCATACCTGCTTCGTCCGATTGAGCATGGTGTCGACATCGTCATCTACAGCACGACCAAGTTCTTGGGCGGGCACGGAACCCACATCGGCGGCTGCATCGTCGATAGCGGCAACTTCAAGTGGGCCGACCAACCCGAAAAGTGGCCTGAATTTTGTGGCCCTTCCCCTTCGTACCACGGTGCCATCTTCGAAGAACACCTGCGTGGCATGGGCAACATCGCCTACAACATTCACATCCGCACGCACTGGTTGCGTGACACGGGTGCGGCCATGAGCCCCTTCGCTGCGTTCCTGTTCTTGCAAGGCATCGAAACCCTGCACCTTCGCATGCCCCGTCACTGCGAAAACGCAATGAAGGTCGCTGAGTTCTTGGAAGGCCACGAAGCAGTCGAGTGGGTTAACTACCCTGGCCTGAAGTCGCATTCGCACCACGCCAATGCCGAAAAGATCTTGACCAAGGGCAAGGGCGCGATCCTTGGCTTCGGCATCAAGGGCGGCATCGCTGCAGGCAAGAAGTTCATCGACTCATGCGAACTGTGCTCACACTTGGCCAACATTGGTGACGCGAAGACGTTGGTGATTCACCCCGCCAGCACGACTCACCAACAACTGTCCGAAGACGAGCAGCGTCAAGCCGGCGTCAGCCCCGAGTACGTTCGCGTTTCAGTGGGCATCGAAGATATCGACGATATCATCGACGACCTAAAACAAGCTCTTGCCAAAGCAACCGCTTAA
- the metW gene encoding methionine biosynthesis protein MetW translates to MTSPNVPDPLVSTDDIRTDAPLADARLFVLPEPLALELGGSLPNVRCCYETWGTLNADASNAILVCHAISGDSHAARHRENDAPGWWDGLIGPGLPIDTDRFFVVCPNVLGGCRGSTGPGDIPDGDIPDGDIPTADIPAADNSATNSDSPDVANPARPYGAEFPRITIGDMVEVQRRLADHLGITKWRAVVGGSLGGHQVLQWVSRYPDSTQTCIAIATSPRLTSQALGFDVIARNAIQTDPHFAGGQYYGTDKRPDTGLAIARMLGHITYLSVAAMEAKFDPDRHDPRQIASQFEQRFSVGSYLAHQGQKFTTRFDANSYVTLSLAMDLFDLGGTRLRLMETFDECSCDFLLVGFSSDWLFPPSQSREIVNALTALDKQVTYAEITTDAGHDAFLIDRDIAMYGPLVRERLADSPSSYKAPVELTSAEESILDLVATGDSVLDLGCGQGELLSAIQQRDADKSGRLMGVEVAQENILATAVRGIHVIDYDLNNGLPAFIDNQFDIVVLNATLQAVKNVVELLDEMLRVGKRVVISFPNFAYRRLREDYVNRGRSPRAPGEFDYDWHNTPNRRFPTIADVHDLLSDMNVTIDREIYWDVTDKKSIAVDDEPNLNADTAVIEMHR, encoded by the coding sequence TTGACTTCACCGAACGTTCCCGACCCTCTAGTCAGCACCGACGACATCCGCACGGATGCCCCGCTAGCCGACGCGCGCCTTTTCGTACTGCCTGAACCACTGGCATTGGAACTCGGCGGTTCCCTCCCCAACGTTCGCTGTTGCTACGAGACCTGGGGGACGCTCAACGCCGACGCGTCCAACGCGATCCTGGTCTGTCACGCGATCTCCGGCGACAGCCACGCTGCCCGGCATCGTGAAAACGACGCGCCCGGATGGTGGGACGGCTTGATTGGTCCCGGGTTGCCAATCGACACGGATCGCTTTTTTGTCGTCTGCCCCAACGTGCTCGGTGGCTGCCGAGGCTCAACGGGCCCCGGCGACATCCCAGACGGCGACATCCCAGACGGTGACATCCCGACCGCCGACATCCCAGCCGCCGACAATTCGGCGACCAATAGCGACTCACCCGATGTCGCCAACCCCGCCCGCCCGTACGGTGCTGAGTTCCCACGCATCACGATCGGCGACATGGTCGAGGTCCAGCGACGGTTGGCCGATCATCTAGGCATCACCAAGTGGCGGGCCGTTGTCGGCGGTTCGTTAGGTGGCCATCAGGTGCTGCAATGGGTTAGCCGCTATCCGGATTCCACGCAAACCTGCATCGCGATCGCCACCTCGCCACGCCTGACCAGCCAGGCCCTCGGCTTTGACGTGATCGCTCGCAATGCCATTCAAACGGACCCCCATTTCGCGGGTGGCCAGTACTACGGCACCGACAAACGCCCCGACACCGGTTTGGCGATCGCTCGCATGCTTGGGCACATCACCTACCTAAGTGTCGCTGCGATGGAAGCAAAATTTGATCCGGATCGTCACGACCCGCGTCAAATCGCGTCACAATTCGAACAACGCTTCAGCGTCGGCTCCTATCTGGCCCACCAAGGCCAAAAATTCACCACTCGGTTTGATGCCAACAGTTACGTCACGCTGTCGTTAGCGATGGATCTGTTTGACCTGGGCGGCACCCGGTTGCGGTTGATGGAAACGTTCGACGAATGCTCATGTGACTTCCTGTTGGTTGGCTTCAGCAGCGACTGGTTGTTCCCGCCATCGCAGTCTCGCGAGATCGTCAACGCGTTGACCGCGTTGGACAAGCAAGTCACCTATGCCGAGATCACAACCGACGCCGGACATGACGCGTTCTTGATCGATCGCGACATCGCCATGTACGGCCCACTGGTACGCGAACGCCTGGCCGATTCCCCCAGCAGCTACAAAGCTCCGGTGGAACTGACCAGCGCCGAAGAATCCATCCTGGACCTGGTCGCCACCGGCGATAGCGTTTTAGACCTGGGCTGCGGGCAAGGCGAATTGCTCTCCGCGATCCAGCAACGCGACGCGGACAAATCCGGCCGCCTGATGGGCGTCGAAGTGGCCCAGGAAAACATCCTGGCCACCGCCGTTCGCGGCATCCACGTGATCGATTACGACCTCAACAATGGTCTGCCCGCGTTCATCGACAACCAGTTCGATATCGTGGTGCTGAATGCAACCCTACAAGCCGTCAAGAACGTCGTTGAACTGCTCGACGAAATGCTTCGTGTCGGCAAGCGAGTCGTGATCAGCTTTCCCAACTTCGCCTACCGCCGGTTGCGAGAAGACTACGTCAACCGAGGCCGCTCGCCGCGGGCCCCAGGTGAGTTCGACTACGATTGGCACAACACCCCCAATCGTCGTTTCCCCACGATCGCCGACGTCCATGACTTGCTAAGTGACATGAACGTGACGATCGATCGAGAAATCTATTGGGACGTGACGGACAAGAAGAGCATTGCGGTCGACGATGAACCGAATCTGAATGCGGACACCGCTGTGATCGAGATGCACCGCTAA
- a CDS encoding diacylglycerol/lipid kinase family protein, whose translation MRDASSNGSTNDPEASAVGRVAMLSSPRAGSGAGRDEIPRLVKLLAKDGIQLEMLDDPSSLARWCDELRSQPSSQPSSQPSNQLNDTAPQQTTPGHTSPSQTARPRNVLIPAGGDGTITLAASMITSLDTLDIAAPAIDVNSQPYLLPMPLGTENLLARHYGHRAIASHLRDTLLHGQPTTVDMGIVRRASGAASPMLTMVSSGFDAEVVRRVHLKRTGHIRRSSYLGPVVSTLRQYKFPMQTVQAIGDDGSIEREVKCGWAMVFNLPCYGGGLAIEPDALGNDGLFDVITFAGQSVTRGFRYFAGIHLKRHLKDPDITRFRAKRIRIQADARVHYQIDGDYISRLPIDIELRPNAISLLAPR comes from the coding sequence ATGCGTGATGCGAGCTCCAACGGTTCCACCAATGATCCCGAGGCGTCAGCGGTAGGCCGAGTTGCGATGCTATCAAGCCCCCGTGCGGGCAGCGGCGCGGGCCGGGACGAAATCCCACGTCTGGTTAAGCTGCTAGCCAAAGACGGCATCCAGCTCGAAATGCTTGATGATCCATCCAGCCTTGCCCGCTGGTGCGACGAATTGCGTAGCCAACCTAGCAGCCAACCCAGCAGCCAACCCAGCAACCAACTCAACGACACAGCTCCCCAGCAAACAACTCCCGGTCATACATCTCCCAGCCAAACCGCTCGACCGCGAAACGTACTGATCCCAGCGGGCGGCGACGGGACGATCACTCTCGCCGCATCGATGATCACGTCGCTGGACACGCTGGACATTGCCGCGCCAGCAATCGACGTCAACTCGCAACCGTACTTGTTGCCGATGCCGCTGGGGACCGAAAACCTGTTAGCCCGGCACTACGGCCACCGCGCCATCGCCTCGCACCTTCGCGACACCCTGCTACACGGCCAGCCCACCACGGTCGACATGGGAATCGTCCGGCGTGCCAGCGGTGCGGCCAGCCCGATGTTGACGATGGTGTCCAGCGGATTCGATGCCGAAGTCGTCCGCCGCGTGCATTTAAAAAGAACCGGGCACATCCGCCGTTCAAGCTATCTCGGCCCCGTCGTCTCGACGCTTCGCCAGTACAAGTTTCCGATGCAAACCGTCCAAGCGATTGGTGACGACGGTTCGATCGAGCGGGAAGTGAAGTGTGGCTGGGCGATGGTTTTCAACCTGCCCTGTTACGGTGGCGGTTTGGCAATCGAGCCTGACGCACTCGGCAACGATGGCCTCTTCGACGTGATCACGTTTGCCGGACAGTCCGTCACTCGTGGCTTCCGCTACTTCGCCGGAATCCATCTCAAACGCCATTTGAAAGACCCTGACATCACGCGCTTCCGTGCCAAGCGAATTCGCATCCAAGCCGACGCCCGAGTTCACTACCAAATTGACGGGGACTACATCAGCCGCCTTCCCATCGACATCGAACTCCGCCCCAATGCCATCTCACTGCTCGCACCGCGGTAA